The Methylobacterium durans nucleotide sequence CACTCAACCTCAAGATCCCCAAGCTGCGGACCGGCAGCTATTTCCCCGGCTTCCTGGAGCCGCGCCGCACGGTCGAGAAGGCGCTGGTCGCCGTGATCCAGGAGGCGTGGATCGCCGGCGTCTCGACCCGGCGCGTGGACGACTTGGTGCAGGCCATGGGTCTGTCGGGCATCTCCAAGTCCTCCGTGTCGAAGCTGTGCAAGGAGATCGACGAGCGCGTGAACGCCTTCCTGACGCGCCCTCTCTCGGGTGCGTGGCCCTATCTCTGGCTCGATGCCACCTACCTGAAGGTGCGCGAGGGCGGTCGCATCGTCTCTGTCGCTGCCATAGTCGCCGTCGCGGTGGACACCGAAGGCCGGCGCGAGATCGTCGGCCTGCACATCGGCCCCAGTGAGGCCGAGGTGTTCTGGACCGACTTCCTGCGGAGCTTGGTCAAGCGCGGGCTCTCGGGCGTGCAGCTCGTCATCTCGGATGCCCACGAGGGGCTCAAGGCGGCCATCCGCCGGGTGCTGAAGGCGACCTGGCAACGCTGCCGCGTTCACTGGACCCGGAACGCGCTGGCCTACGTGCCGCGGACCCAGCAGACCATGGTGGCTGCCGGCCTGCGCCACGCCTTCCAGCAGCCCGATCAGGACGCCGCCCGGGCCGCCCTTCAGCACCTGGGCGAGCAACTGCACAACCGCTGGCCGAAGCTGAAGGTCTTCATCGAGGCCACGTGCGAGGACGTGCTGGCCTACCTGACTTTCCCGCTCCAGCATCGGGCCAAGCTTCACAGCACGAACCCGCTGGAACGCCTCAACAAGGAGATCAAGCGGCGCGCCGATGTGGTCGGCATCTTCCCCAACACGGACTCGATCCAACGCCTGATCGGTGCGGTGCTTCTGGAGGCCAACGACGAGTGGCAGCTTCAGCACCGCTATATGCAGATCGAGGGCATGGCCGGGTTTGCTCCGGCGTTGATCGAGGAGAGCGTCACGACACTTCCACCACAGGCTGCCTGACCGATGGCGGCTCCAATTCCACCCCGAAAGTCCACCTCATTGACGGACGTAACCGATGATCCCTGTTTCAGTGGACACGGAGGTTACGTTGCCCAGCGCTGCTCAGCTTGCTCAGGCGTACGGTAGCCGAGGGCGGAGTGGAGGCGCTGTCGGTTGTAGTAGCCCTCGATGTAGGCGAACAGGTCGCGACGTGCCTCGTCGCGGGTTGCCCATCGGCGCTGATGGACGAGTTCGACCTTGAGTGTGTGGAAGAAGCTTTCCATCGGGGCATTGTCGAAGCAGCATCCTGTCCGGCTCATCGAGGCGACCGCCCCTACGACGGCGAGTTGCTCGCCGTAAGCTGCCGCAGCGTATTGGCTCCCGCGATCCGAATGACAGATGAGCCCGGCAGCTGGCCGTTGCCGCTGGGTGGCCATCATCAACGCGGCCAGGGTCAACTCGATGCGCATGTGCTCGCGCATGGCCCATCCCACGAGCTTGCGGGTGGCCAGATCCAGCACGGCCGCGAGGTAGAGCCAGCCCTCGCCAGTCGCCAGGTAGGTGATGTCGGCTAGCCAGACGCGGTTGGGGGCTGCCGCCACGAAGGTCTGCTGCAGGAGGTTGGGAGCGAGCGGCAGGGGATGATTGCTGTCGGTGGTGCACGGGCGATAGCGGCGGCCTGCCAGAGCCCGGATGCCGTGTCGGCGCATCAGCCGCTCGATGCGGCCTCGGCTGACGCCGCGTCCCTCCGCGCGCAGAGCGGCATGCATCCGCGGTGAGCCGTAGCGGCTCTTGTGCTGTTCCTGCAGGCGTCGCACGTCCGCCAGCAAGGTACGGTTCTCCTGGGCGCGGCGGCTCTCAGGCCGGGAGCGCCAGGCATAATACCCACTGGCCGAGACCCCGAGCACGCGGCACATGAGACGCACCGGCCAGATGCTTCCATGCTGCTCGATGAAGCGAAACGTCATTTCGGCACCTCCGCGAAGATGCCGATGGCTTTTTTTAGTATGTCGCGCTCCATGCGCGTGCGATCGAGTTCGCGCCGCAGGCG carries:
- a CDS encoding IS3 family transposase (programmed frameshift), translated to MGTTKRTFTPEFKREAVALLESSGRPQMQIAAELGIQPSMLRAWRASLQDSPPRVVGSGPTPVAASPLTSPADQAAEIARLRRELDRTRMERDILKKANRHLRGGAEMTFRFIEQHGSIWPVRLMCRVLGVSASGYYAWRSRPESRRAQENRTLLADVRRLQEQHKSRYGSPRMHAALRAEGRGVSRGRIERLMRRHGIRALAGRRYRPCTTDSNHPLPLAPNLLQQTFVAAAPNRVWLADITYLATGEGWLYLAAVLDLATRKLVGWAMREHMRIELTLAALMMATQRQRPAAGLICHSDRGSQYAAAAYGEQLAVVGAVASMSRTGCCFDNAPMESFFHTLKVELVHQRRWATRDEARRDLFAYIEGYYNRQRLHSALGYRTPEQAEQRWAT
- a CDS encoding IS256 family transposase, giving the protein MTDDRVALIEALQKADDGNFLRSLAETVLQILMEADVEGLIGAGRYERTGERSTYRNGYRERSLDTRLGSLNLKIPKLRTGSYFPGFLEPRRTVEKALVAVIQEAWIAGVSTRRVDDLVQAMGLSGISKSSVSKLCKEIDERVNAFLTRPLSGAWPYLWLDATYLKVREGGRIVSVAAIVAVAVDTEGRREIVGLHIGPSEAEVFWTDFLRSLVKRGLSGVQLVISDAHEGLKAAIRRVLKATWQRCRVHWTRNALAYVPRTQQTMVAAGLRHAFQQPDQDAARAALQHLGEQLHNRWPKLKVFIEATCEDVLAYLTFPLQHRAKLHSTNPLERLNKEIKRRADVVGIFPNTDSIQRLIGAVLLEANDEWQLQHRYMQIEGMAGFAPALIEESVTTLPPQAA